A single window of Aspergillus oryzae RIB40 DNA, chromosome 8 DNA harbors:
- a CDS encoding uncharacterized protein (predicted transporter (major facilitator superfamily)), whose protein sequence is MSLIQALHCEIQPEKRVSAPALASPPSSYSEGPGQQAESRQITLNGNQPPETGQPVFERVPSHGTTQARRLTVTVLLILANLVQMTVNFAGIAGGSTLTSAMGVEGTYASWIGASYALTQGTFVLMSGRLGDVFGHRKLLLIGGAWLSLCVLVGAFCNNFFAFVTMRALAGVGGAFIMPNAVAMISSTNPPGRLRNLSLGFFAASAPLGGYCGAILLGAFLENTDWKWFFVFIAVTFVALWALAPYEPPVDRSGKIDWIGSALGTSSLILFNFVWNQAPSVGWSTPYEIALLPISLILFVSFLVWEKRFAAQPIMPLEIFKAPSFLTLLLVILLNYMAVGTLIWYQVLWLQEVWHWSPLHFAVGWTPFVVCATAAASLAAWLIPRLAAQWILAIGTVTILVSNALMATVPLQQSYWAQIFPSVVLFSFCPDFVYTAGQIIASNSVRRHQQGIAGSIIGTLNLYGNSLGLGFASTIEVQVARRFHNQITGYRAALYFGVTISAVALILDVCFVRLVKDEREGWEEEDLLAINEIELQGRAEATGAQLPAAPLRS, encoded by the exons ATGTCGCTGATACAAGCTCTTCATTGCGAGATCCAGCCGGAAAAACGGGTTTCTGCGCCCGCCCTCGCCTCCCCGCCCAGTTCCTATTCTGAAGGTCCTGGACAACAGGCAGAGAGTCGGCAGATTACACTCAATGGCAACCAGCCGCCAGAAACTGGCCAGCCAGTTTTCGAGCGTGTGCCTTCACATGGTACCACGCAGGCCCGAAGGTTAACAGTCACTGTGCTACTCATTCTGGCGAACCTCGTCCAG ATGACAGTGAACTTTGCTGGAATAGCTGGTGGCAGCACATTAACTAGTGCAATGGGTGTTGAGGGAACATATGCTTCCTGGATTGGAGCCAGCTATGC ACTCACACAAGGAACCTTTGTTTTGATGAGCGGTCGCTTGGGAGATGTTTTTGGACACCGGAAATTGCTCCTGATCGGCGGAGCATGGCTTAGTCTTTGCGTTCTGGTTGGTGCCTTCTGCAACAATTTCTTTGCGTTTGTCACAATGCGTGCCcttgctggtgttggaggtgCTTTCATTATGCCAAACGCTGTAGcaatgatatcctccacGAACCCACCGGGTCGCCTCCGAAATTTGAGCTTGGGTTTCTTTGCAGCATCGGCACCATTGGGAGGCTACTGTGGGGCGATACTCTTGGGCGCCTTCCTAGAAAATACGGATTGGAAGTGGTTCTTCGTGTTCAT CGCGGTGACCTTCGTCGCTCTATGGGCTCTAGCTCCATACGAACCGCCGGTCGACCGCTCCGGAAAGATAGATTGGATCGGCTCCGCTTTAGGCACCAGTTCCTTGATCCTCTTTAACTTTGTGTGGAA CCAGGCACCCAGTGTGGGGTGGTCAACCCCTTATGAAATCGCCCTCCTTCCAATATCATTGATACTCTTCGTTAGTTTTCTAGTGTGGGAAAAAAGATTCGCTGCGCAACCAATCATGCCACTCGAGATCTTCAAGGCGCCATCCTTCCTGACCCTGCTGCTAGTCATCCTCCTGAATTATATGGCAGTGGGTACACTAATCTGGTACCAGGTGCTCTGGTTACAGGAAGTGTGGCATTGGTCGCCTCTGCATTTCGCTGTCGGGTGGACCCCTTTTGTCGTCTGTGCAACGGCCGCAGCATCCCTTGCTGCCTGGCTAATCCCTCGTCTCGCGGCGCAGTGGATCCTGGCCATTGGCACAGTCACAATTCTAGTTTCCAATGCCCTGATGGCCACCGTTCCTCTGCAGCAATCATACTGGGCCCAGATCTTTCCATCTGTAGTTCTTTTCTCGTTCTGTCCTGACTTTGTCTACACAGCGGGGCAGATTATTGCGAGTAATTCCGTCCGAAGACACCAGCAGGGTATCGCTGGTTCTATTATTGGAACGCTGAATCTGTACGGTAACAGTTTGGGTCTCGGGTTTGCATCGACCATTGAGGTCCAAGTCGCTCGTCGTTTCCACAACCAGATCACGGGATATCGGGCGGCGCTGTATTTCGGTGTTACGATCAGTGCGGTGGCGTTGATCCTAGATGTTTGCTTTGTAAGACTAGTCAAGGACGAGCGTGAGGgttgggaggaagaagacctcTTAGCCATCAATGAGATTGAGCTTCAAGGTCGTGCGGAGGCTACCGGGGCTCAATTACCGGCTGCACCACTCCGGTCATAG
- a CDS encoding DUF3632 domain-containing protein (predicted protein) has translation MADCPSGSCRVRVLTREQKRQEFAYDPAGPQETWQDFKWRILNFTQEYIEHNWDLPFVEEGLHDLWDELIHVAKRHPADSAEHDRLITLILEVREWGTVTRKKKGASADEEPEQVILPNGQRLWVDIPYLVQEFQDAWMKESMGYTAAQREGLAALTARLCAVGVYPSELSCCALWLFKETFETERPLIRVEGEGNATNACVPVVELLPACHAWLKYNSFKLAMFTATNHDYPPPSTGDSVQASTAPGDLVPKSEFPCSGFSIPRWVFWRRRYKHFHHCGNEQIAKLARACFEEAMFRGTRIGIELPGEKYF, from the coding sequence ATGGCCGATTGCCCCAGTGGAAGCTGCAGGGTACGAGTTCTCACCCGAGAACAAAAACGCCAGGAGTTCGCATACGACCCCGCGGGTCCCCAGGAAACCTGGCAAGACTTCAAGTGGAGAATACTCAACTTCACTCAGGAATACATTGAGCATAATTGGGACCTTCCATTTGTTGAAGAGGGATTGCACGACCTATGGGACGAGCTCATCCACGTAGCAAAAAGACACCCTGCTGACAGCGCTGAACATGACCGACTTATTACATTGATCCTAGAGGTTCGAGAGTGGGGGACCGTCACGCGCAAGAAAAAAGGCGCCTCTGCCGATGAGGAGCCGGAACAGGTGATCTTGCCCAATGGACAGCGTTTGTGGGTTGATATCCCTTACCTTGTTCAGGAGTTTCAGGATGCTTGGATGAAGGAGTCCATGGGATATACGGCAGCGCAGCGGGAGGGTCTGGCAGCGCTTACGGCTAGACTGTGTGCTGTTGGAGTTTATCCTTCTGAGCTTAGTTGTTGTGCACTGTGGTTGTTCAAGGAGACATTTGAAACGGAGAGGCCCTTGATCCGGGTCGAGGGAGAGGGGAATGCAACCAATGCTTGTGTCCCCGTTGTTGAGCTTCTGCCCGCATGTCATGCGTGGTTGAAGTACAACAGCTTCAAGCTTGCGATGTTCACAGCGACAAACCATGACTACCCTCCTCCGTCTACGGGTGATAGCGTCCAAGCTTCAACTGCACCGGGAGACCTTGTCCCCAAATCCGAGTTTCCGTGCAGCGGCTTCAGCATTCCCAGATGGGTGTTCTGGAGGAGACGCTACAAACACTTTCATCATTGTGGAAACGAACAGATCGCCAAGCTAGCCCGGGCTTGCTTTGAAGAGGCGATGTTCAGAGGGACGAGGATAGGTATTGAGCTCCCTGGCGAGAAATATTTCTAA